The DNA sequence AGCCGCGAAGGTCCCCGTTGTTGCTGGTAATTGACCGGAGACCAGGCCGCGTCAGCAGCAAGCAGTACCCAGCCTTTTTCTGTGAGGACGAATGCGCCAATATGCCCCGCTGCATGCCCTGGCAGTGGCACTAAAATAATTTCACCCCCACTGCCAGGCAGTGCATAACCAAAGCGAAACGGGGCCAGTGCGGCAGGCAGCGCGCTGACAGGAAAGCTCTCGATAAAGTGCAATGCTGTCTCAAAGTCAGGCGGGATAAGCCCGGGAACAAAGGCTTGCCGTAAGGCAGCAAAGCCTCGCAATTGGCGAACCTGCTGCCAGCCATCTCCGGAGCAGATACAACTCATGCCGGGAAAGTCTCGTAGCCCGGCAATATGGTCAGCGTGAAAATGAGACAGGATGATGCCGCTGATATCGCTGATGTTTATCCCCTGCTGAGAGAGCTGTTGTACCAGTGCCTGTTGCGGCTCAAAATAGACCGGGGTTAAATGGCGATACAAATGAAACACCCCGGCGCGCGTGTAATGGTCAAACCAGCTCGCATGCCCGGTATCCCACAACCACCGTTGGTCACCCACTTCGAGTAAATAAGCCCGTGAGGGAAACTGGCATACCCGCCACCCCGCGCCCCGCAGTGCCATACACCCTATGTGGGTGCAGTGACCCACTTCAAATACCGTAATTTTTGCCATTGGCTCTCAACCATTCTCCGGTCAGTCTGATACCCTCCTCCATCGAAAAATGCGGCTGATAATTCAATTCGTTTCGCGCTTTTTCTGTATTTAACGTCATATCAAAACAAACGGTTCCTGCGCTGTAACGGGTTATCCGTGGCTCTTTATCCTGCCATTTACCCACCAGTTCCATCCCGCGGGCAGCCAGTGATAGCAGTGTCCAGGGAACAGCGCGTATTTTATAGCGTAGCCCTAATTCCTCACGCAACAGCGCATCAAGCATGACATATAATTGCTGTGGCTGATGGTTAGTAATGTTATACACACTCCCGGAGATCAGCGACGGCTGTAACGTCGCCAGTTCCATCGCCTGCACCACATTGTGCACAAATGTCAGATCGAGCAACGCCTGCCCACCGCGCGGTAATCGCAGCATGCCAGCGTCCAGCGTTAACTGACGGATCAGGCGCGGCACAATCACCTGATCGTGCGGGCCAAAGAGTCCCCTCGGCCGTAAAATAATAAAAGTCGTCGCGCTATTGGTTGATAATGCCTCAGCAATCACCTGCTCTGCGGCATATTTGCTGTGGGCGTAATGGCTGGAAAAGTGACGGGTACGGTAGCTCTCCGGTAACGCATAGTGATGCTGAAAATCGAAATAGACCGCCGGGGTGGAGATATGAATAAAACGGGGTAGTCTGAGGGTCTGAGCCGCCCTCACCAGTCGGTGAGTGGCATCAACATTGGCCTGCCAAAACGAACGATGACTTCCCCAGGGGGATGACTTCGCTGCACAGTGCCAGACCGCATCACATCCATTCATCAGCCTGATGCAATCCTCATCGGTGGCTTGCGTCAGGTCAAGCGGCACAAACGTTGCTCCTCTGAGTTGTGCACCTGCCTCACAATTGCGTCCGGTTGCTACCACCCCGACACCACGCTCAAGCAGATGTGTCACGGCATTGCGTCCCAATCCGCTGGTTGCACCAGTAACCAGAATTTTCATGGCAATAAAACCAGACCTGCGAGGGTCAGGCCGGCGGCAGTGCCTATCAGCATCACTGGTTTGCCCGGCACAAAACGACCACTTATTCTCGCTTCATGCAGCGCGGTTGGTATTGAAGCTGATACCTGATTACCATGATAGCGGTAGATATCAATCAGGGCCGATGACGGTACATTGAGCCGTTTACGCATATGCTCAAGCGCCAGATGACTGGCCTGATGCGGGATCACTGTTGCAATGTCGGTGAGTTGCACCGCACTTTTTCCCAGCAGACGTGCCAGATAAGCTTCGATCAGCGAAGAGGCGTAACGGAATAGTGCCTTGCCCTGCATCTGAAACAGAAAATCACTGTCATGCAGGCCAGCACGCGGATTACAGCGTGTTCCTCCTGCACGAATCTCACACAGCTCACTGCCTGCCGGATAGCACTCTGTCAGGCTTCCGAGAATACCGCTGCTGCCATCACCACGCTCAACAATCGCACAGGCGGCGCCATCCCCAAAGATCAGTGAAGACTCTTCATGCTGCCAGTCGATCCCGCGTGAAGCGATATCAGCCGAGACAATGGCGATACGACGAAATGCATCGCTGTTAAGTAAACCGGCGGCAACATCCAGCGCGGTGATAAAGCTGAGACAGCTGCTGTTGATATCAAATCCCGCGATGCCGGGTGGCATCCCGGCAATCTTCATAATATGCACAGCACTACAGGGCAAAGCCTGTACTGGCACCGCAGACGCACAGATCACCAGGTCAACCGATGACGGTGCCAGTGATCCTGTCTGCAAAGCCTCATGCAGCGCCTGTGCCGCCAGCGCTGCCTGGCTGGCATCATGACTGGCGTGAAAACGCCAGACGATGCCGGAACGTTGCTCAACATAGCCTGCGGGTTTGCCAAGTTGGCGGTCAAGTGCGGCTGAAGTGATTTTATTGGCTGGCCGGGCTACTCCTGTGGCGACTATTTTTATCGCCGAGCCTGATCGTACTGCCGGATAGAAATGATGGGCGTTGTTGATATCAGTTCCCTCTTTATTGTCGGTCATCGCTGCTGTTCGCGATTGACCCCAATATGGTGATAGGTAGATCGTCCTGTTGATTGCAAAACACTTTTACTGTTCCTCACTGTCGCGACGCGCTCCGTGATAAAATGGCCATGTTTATCTTCCACCTGATTCCATTCTGTGCCCCCGAAACTCTGCAGGTCTGCATCATTGACTGCACACTGCATAAACCAGATTCGGGAATCCACCAGACTGCTGGCACTCCGGCGCCAAAGAACTCATTTTGTAGTGGCACACTGAATTTGGCCACCTGAGCAGAGGTGATATGCTCACCTCAACATCTTATAGGTGAACCAATGAGCAAAGCATTTACTGCTGAATTTAAAGTCGAAGCGGCAAAACTGGTCCTGGATCAGAACTACACTCACGGCGAGGCGGCTAAGGCGATGAACGTCAGCCTCTCCGCCATCAACCGCCGGGTAAAATCGTTACGTATCGAGCGCCAGGGGAAAACGCCCCCGGGGCTGCCTCTGACGCCTGAGCAGACTGAACTCAGGGAAATGAGAAAACGGATACAACGCCTTGAAATGGAGAATGAAATCCTAAAAAAGGCTACCGCGCTCTTGATGTCGGACTCCCTGAACAGTTCACGATAATAGACAGTCTGAGGGCGCACTACCCGGTAGCGCCATTGGGCCGGCTGTTCGGTGTTCACCGAAGCAGTTATCGCTACATTCGTAAAAATGGCAGGGATTCTGACGCCGAGCGTGCCGTTAAACGGAGTCTCGTCAGTGAAGTCTGGAACGCCAGTGGTGGCTCTGCTGGCGCGAGAAGTATCGCCACGATGGTCAGCGCTAAGGGCGTCAGACTCGGGCGATGGCTGGCCGGTAAGCTGATGAAAGAGCTGGATATCGCCAGTTGCCAGGTCCCGGCGCATAAATTCAAACGCGGCGGGAACGAACACATTGAAATACCGAACCATCTCGACCGGCAGTTCGCGGTTACCGCGCCGGATCAGGTCTGGTGCGGCGATGTGACGTATATCTGGACGGGAAAATGCTGGGCTTATCTGGCAGCAGTGCTGGATCTGTTCGCCCGCAAACCTGTGGGCTGGGCGATATCGACGTCGCCGGACTCGGCCCTCACGGTCAAAGCATTGCAGATGGCCTGGGAGCTTCGGGGTAAGCCAACAGGCGTGATGTTCCACAGCGATCAGGGCAGCCACTATACCAGCCGTCAGTACCGGCAGGCTCTGTGGCGCTGTCGGATAAAGCAGAGCATGAGTCGCCGGGGTAACTGCTGGGATAATGCCCCGATGGAGCGGTTCTTCCGGAGCCTGAAGACCGAATGGGTGCCGACGAAGGGCTATAACAGCTTCAGCGAGGCTCAGAGCGCGATAATCAGCTACATCACGGGCTATTACAGTGCCATCCGGCCCCACTGGTATAACGGTGGCTTAACGCCAAATGAATCAGAGCGGCTGTTCCACGAACAGTCAGGTCGTGTGGCCAAAATTAGTTGACCACTACATGTGTAACCTCTCTGAGTGACCATTGTGGCAATACTTCTTGCTCCGGCTGAACCGTGGCTGAGGCTATGTAGCTCAAGTACCTGACTGCGTAATACAGCTCACCTGCCGTCTGGTTTTTCAGGACGTTTTTTTCCAGTATTTGTAGCTACTACGATGAACCCCGAACACGTGGCAGAGAGTGACCACAGGATAACGCGCCATGAGTTTCCCGATTATCGAGAACTGTTCAGGGAATCTGACATCAAGAGCGCGATTGTAGATTCAATCTGTCAACGCAACACCCCTTTCAATTATCTCTTTTGGCGTTTTGCCCTGACGCTCATCACGCAGTTGCCGGACCCATTTCGTCATCGTGGAAAGACCGACATCCATAACCTAAGCGGCATCAGAGACGGTGTAGTTTTGATCGAAAACCTGCTGAGCGGATTCGCGTTTAAATTCAGAACTAAAATTTCTTCTTTTCATTCTGACACATTTGTTGTTCTGAGGTGAGCATATCACCCCTATTCCGGTGGGCCAAATTCAGTAAACCACTTCAGTACCTGAGAAGCCTGAACTGGTGCGTTATGTGATGTCGGAATATCAGGCCAGTGAACAACGCAGGTACCGGGTTATAGGTATCAGTCTAAGCTTGCTGCATTATTGTCCTGATACCGAGGGATATAGCGGTTGTTGAGGTATTACAAAAACTGGCGAATCACTATCCAGCGTATGGCTTTGGCCTTATGTTCAGTAAGATACGACAGCAGGATTACAATGGAATGCAAAACGGTTATACACTGTTTATCTCTTACTGAAACTTAACTTCGGGTGAAAAGGAAAAAAACGGCTGCCTAACCGGCATCCACATCCTTTGGCTATTTCGCTTAACATGGACCACTGTTGGTCAGTTTATTTTATGAGTGACTCCCTAATGGATGGACGGCGGCAAGTGAAAATATAGTTATTGTTTGCGCCAAACCCCATAGGTGGATCAACAAAATAATGAATGCCAGGTTCCTGACAATATTCCTGAAGTTCATTCTATGGTTTGTCATCTTTCAAAATAACAATGTAATTGTACGAGGCCAGCAGTTTTACGCATCCATCGGCAATGATCATGTTGCCATAACCGTGAAATATAACTGAATGAAGCACCGAGATGGCTCAACTAAAGGATTCAGGGATAAAAACTCTAATATAAGAAATACAAGGAAACCGTTCTCATAATGGTTGTTCTTGTAACCGTAAATTTTAGCAAGAAAAGCTGCCAAAGTAAAAAACGACGGGATCTTAACATCCTCTCCAAAAATTTCTTATCCTCTTTTTTGAGACCCTTATCGTATATCTCATAAAAACTTACCGCCTGCTCAATCACTAGCCGATTCTGATGTGCAACTGAGGACAGCTGCATAAATTTCGCAAGAATACGTTTCAATCCATAGCCACTGCTACCAACCACGTTATTCGCATGTTGGCGATATTTGATCAATCGTTCAGGAAGGAACACCAACCGTCCAAAGGTTATGGCTAGCAAACCAAGCCACCAATCGTGCATCAACATATGCTGACTAGGGCGAAGATGCTGAAGCAATGCTCGATTCACCATCACCGTTGCACCCTGGATACAGTTTTGGAAAATCAAGCGAGGAAATACCAACTGCTGTTCAGGATTAAGACGCTCATTCTGTAAAAAAGAAGCATTCAAAAAACGAAGTTCGCTGTCGACTAATTCAGCATCTGAAAAGATCAATAAAGGCTGAGAATCATCACTGATTTGGCTTACTACGCGCTGGTAATGTTCAATTTTATCATTTACCCAAACATCATCCTGGTCGCTCAGAAAGACGTTAGTTGCCGTCGTCAAAGAAAGCCCATACAAAAAATTATGCGAGGGGCCTTTTGGGGCCGCAACACGCTGCAAGACATCGAACTGAATTGACGTCGTTGCAGCGAAATCTTCAACCAATTTCAGCGTATTATCCGTAGACCCATCGTCACTGATAATGATCCTCTGCGGAGAGATTTTCTGGTTTACAATTGAAGCAAGCTGCTCGAGAATGTAGCGTTCTCCGTTGTAAGTACAAACCACAACTTCGTAGTCAAACACTTATCGAGCTCCCGGCAGATAAGATTTTACCGTCCATTTTATTTTTCGCAGCAAGGAAAATATTACAGGATAGTCGCGATGCAACTTATTGATCACACGCTGACGAAAATATGCAGACCGACTTTCTGATGAAACCTCCACCTGTCCACCCCGCGACATTTGGCGCAAAGATTCCTCATAGAATAACCAAAAACGCTCGGTCTGAGCCTTAAGTAAGGTAACCGAGGTAATAATTCCCGATGTGATAAGCTGCTCGCATGCTGCTGCAAACTCTTTGGAACTGCTTTCCCAATCAGGCCACTTTTCAGCGATAGCTAAAGCATTCACTTTCAATTGTGCCAGCTCATCAGGATTATCCTTAAGACGGTTTATAAACTCGATGATTTCTTGATTTTGGCGGCTGAAAGATACCAGTCCATTGACATTATGCTCAATATATTCGTCGTAACCGGTCACATCATAACTGATAGAGGTTCCACCAGTATGGAAAATTTCCAAAGGTGGACCAAACATTCCTTCAACAGTGGAAAGTTTAACCAAAACATCGCACGAGGCATAAATGCTTCCAATCTCAGAAATTGGCACGCGGCTAAACAGGCGATCAACGTTCGGATAAGCACCAACTTCAGTAGAAGTCACAAACCAGACTTCATCAGCACGGGACTGCTTGCACAATTCCACCGCAAGTTCCGTATTTTTAAAGCTAACGTTTAATGGCCCCTCTACTAATACGCGCAGTTTTCCAGGCTCACGAGGAACCTTAGATTTAATCTTATCGTTAAAATAAGCCTTGCTAATTCCATTTCGGACTAATAACGCATCTTGGTCAAAGTGCTCTTTAAGGTATTCTTTAATCCATGTCGCTTCGGTGATGAAATTAACTTGCAGGCTGTAGGTCAGATCAACAAGCGTACGTAGAGTTACTTCATCTTCCGGATAAAAACGAGATTCGATGGATTGAACAAAAAATGAATATTTCTTGGCATTGATTTTATTGAGATAAAATACAGTACGCCACCAAGTCGCAATAACCAGATCAAACTGTTTATCAGTAGCTTCGGTATAATCCATCCAGGTCAGTTTTTCTGCACCTGGAAACCACTGCAATCGCTTACCGTTCGGTTTATCCTCAGTGATAATTGTTATATCATCGCCATTCTTTTTCATGCGCGTAGCATGTTCAAAAATGACATTAGTTCCGCCGCTAATATCCGGACTCCATAGTAAAAAAGCTATTTTTCTCATTATTTAGCCCATCTCAACTTTATTCTTTTCACCAAAAAATAAGGATATTTCAAGTACCAGACACCATTCGCATGAAAATCCAGAGGTTTCCACCAAGCAGAACCAAGGGTATGTCGAGGATTTGTCATCAAGCGTTTAAAATAAGACAGAGGGGAGCGTTTGCTCTGCCCAAAAGAGCTAAAGTTGAATACTCCAAAATTCTCATAGTGTTCGATCAACGAAAATTTTTCACATTCGACCCTGCTCGGCAACATCACACCACGAAAGTAAGACGTTCTAACCGCTTTGCTGATCTCATGATCAGATAGCGAATAAGCACGCTCTAATTTTGCAAAACCATTGAACTGATGTAATGCACGTTCTTGGAAGGGCACTATTTGGTCATAGAAGAAAGCCAGTTCTGAATCATTGTGGTCAAAAGCAAAATTATCGATGCCGTCGCCATATCTCTTCAAACTGCCATGTGATGCTCCCATAAAAACTTCAAAACCGGCACGAAACTCGTTAAACATATCATCGCCAAGGCGCTGCCCCCACTGATGGTCAAACAGCAACCCCTCTTTGATATTACTTTTATGGGTTTCTGCCCCATCCAAAATGCCGAAATAGTAACCAGATATATTACGCGAGGTTGCTTTTACCAAATTATCTTGAATGCTGCCTTTCCAGCCAACATCAACAACGTAAACCCATTCATCATGCTTTTCCTCCATCAACGAGTCACAGTAGTCATTGAGATAGACATTCTGCTCTTTCCGCTCGCGCTCGTAGATAGCCTTGAAGAGCTCATCATTTATTAAAACAGAAAATGCCGGAAGCCTGGCAATATTCAAGTGCTGCTCTTCAAAATTTACCTGAGGAAAACGCACTTTAAGTTCGGGAATATAATCATCGAGATTAATACTTTTCAAAAAGGCAGCCAGGCTACACGAAGCATACTGGCATAATAATTTGTTGAATGTGCTATCACCCAAAGGTCCTAATGAAGGCAGGTAAGTTGCTCGACGCGATACATACACATAATGGCTAGTAATACGCGCAAAACCTTTTGGCAAGCTAGCTTGAAATCTGTCAAACGCCTTTTGAAGAAACTCGCCTTCCCTGGAAAAAAAATAAACGTTTTTAGCTTGATTTATCACCAAAGACCAATAAAGCCGACGCGTGAATAAATAAATTGCGCTGCTTACCCAATTAAAGCTGAACTTATCTTCAACGATCACATGATTAACTTTATTCTTAACCGCATGTCTATCACGATCAGCCAGTAGGCTTTCATTATATCGGTGTTGATCCACAGGTAAATGATACGCAAACAGCCCTCTGACTGTCGACATAGCAACATCACTGTGCGCATTGTCACCCAACATGATCGTCTTTTTAGCATCCAAACCTAATTTTGTAATAACCACATCATAAGCTCGCCCTTCTTTTTTGGTTCGCTTATTCTCGCTGGAAACGAAGAACCCATCAAAAATATCATCGAATCCATGATATTTAGTAAAATAGATAATTGATTGCTGATCTAAATAAAAATCAGAAACCAGATAAATATGTTTACCCTTCTTTTT is a window from the Erwinia sp. genome containing:
- a CDS encoding putative metallo-hydrolase (ID:JIFNMEKO_03132;~source:Prodigal:2.6); its protein translation is MAKITVFEVGHCTHIGCMALRGAGWRVCQFPSRAYLLEVGDQRWLWDTGHASWFDHYTRAGVFHLYRHLTPVYFEPQQALVQQLSQQGINISDISGIILSHFHADHIAGLRDFPGMSCICSGDGWQQVRQLRGFAALRQAFVPGLIPPDFETALHFIESFPVSALPAALAPFRFGYALPGSGGEIILVPLPGHAAGHIGAFVLTEKGWVLLAADAAWSPVNYQQQRGPSRLANLVMSDAKAYYHTLDQLHQLWSHSDVAIHLCHEGDL
- the oleD gene encoding 2-alkyl-3-oxoalkanoate reductase (ID:JIFNMEKO_03133;~source:Prodigal:2.6); this encodes MKILVTGATSGLGRNAVTHLLERGVGVVATGRNCEAGAQLRGATFVPLDLTQATDEDCIRLMNGCDAVWHCAAKSSPWGSHRSFWQANVDATHRLVRAAQTLRLPRFIHISTPAVYFDFQHHYALPESYRTRHFSSHYAHSKYAAEQVIAEALSTNSATTFIILRPRGLFGPHDQVIVPRLIRQLTLDAGMLRLPRGGQALLDLTFVHNVVQAMELATLQPSLISGSVYNITNHQPQQLYVMLDALLREELGLRYKIRAVPWTLLSLAARGMELVGKWQDKEPRITRYSAGTVCFDMTLNTEKARNELNYQPHFSMEEGIRLTGEWLRANGKNYGI
- the fabH_2 gene encoding 3-oxoacyl-[acyl-carrier-protein] synthase 3 (ID:JIFNMEKO_03134;~source:Prodigal:2.6), which produces MTDNKEGTDINNAHHFYPAVRSGSAIKIVATGVARPANKITSAALDRQLGKPAGYVEQRSGIVWRFHASHDASQAALAAQALHEALQTGSLAPSSVDLVICASAVPVQALPCSAVHIMKIAGMPPGIAGFDINSSCLSFITALDVAAGLLNSDAFRRIAIVSADIASRGIDWQHEESSLIFGDGAACAIVERGDGSSGILGSLTECYPAGSELCEIRAGGTRCNPRAGLHDSDFLFQMQGKALFRYASSLIEAYLARLLGKSAVQLTDIATVIPHQASHLALEHMRKRLNVPSSALIDIYRYHGNQVSASIPTALHEARISGRFVPGKPVMLIGTAAGLTLAGLVLLP
- a CDS encoding hypothetical protein (ID:JIFNMEKO_03135;~source:Prodigal:2.6), translated to MGPDGTVIARDVADYRALSLAEAVIALRRHPFGLQAPEEPLHRGIIPAVTPATHALLYPTAPQSLPVLTAGIVAALIAVEHHACWLTPKLPGHLQCFDREGRVRRRRYRPAHRFAGEQIQHCCQISPAFSRPDIRHIAAPDLIRRGNRELPVEMVRYFNVFVPAAFEFMRRDLATGDIQLFHQLTGQPSPESDALSADHRGDTSRASRATTGVPDFTDETPFNGTLGVRIPAIFTNVAITASVNTEQPAQWRYRVVRPQTVYYRELFRESDIKSAVAFFRISFSISRRCIRFLISLSSVCSGVRGSPGGVFPWRSIRNDFTRRLMAERLTFIALAASP
- a CDS encoding putative protein (ID:JIFNMEKO_03136;~source:Prodigal:2.6), which produces MFDYEVVVCTYNGERYILEQLASIVNQKISPQRIIISDDGSTDNTLKLVEDFAATTSIQFDVLQRVAAPKGPSHNFLYGLSLTTATNVFLSDQDDVWVNDKIEHYQRVVSQISDDSQPLLIFSDAELVDSELRFLNASFLQNERLNPEQQLVFPRLIFQNCIQGATVMVNRALLQHLRPSQHMLMHDWWLGLLAITFGRLVFLPERLIKYRQHANNVVGSSGYGLKRILAKFMQLSSVAHQNRLVIEQAVSFYEIYDKGLKKEDKKFLERMLRSRRFLLWQLFLLKFTVTRTTIMRTVSLYFLY
- a CDS encoding hypothetical protein (ID:JIFNMEKO_03137;~source:Prodigal:2.6), yielding MRKIAFLLWSPDISGGTNVIFEHATRMKKNGDDITIITEDKPNGKRLQWFPGAEKLTWMDYTEATDKQFDLVIATWWRTVFYLNKINAKKYSFFVQSIESRFYPEDEVTLRTLVDLTYSLQVNFITEATWIKEYLKEHFDQDALLVRNGISKAYFNDKIKSKVPREPGKLRVLVEGPLNVSFKNTELAVELCKQSRADEVWFVTSTEVGAYPNVDRLFSRVPISEIGSIYASCDVLVKLSTVEGMFGPPLEIFHTGGTSISYDVTGYDEYIEHNVNGLVSFSRQNQEIIEFINRLKDNPDELAQLKVNALAIAEKWPDWESSSKEFAAACEQLITSGIITSVTLLKAQTERFWLFYEESLRQMSRGGQVEVSSESRSAYFRQRVINKLHRDYPVIFSLLRKIKWTVKSYLPGAR
- a CDS encoding hypothetical protein (ID:JIFNMEKO_03138;~source:Prodigal:2.6), coding for MIITIADNIETILVDFFDTLVERSCHPEVVKRKWAAALVDSYGIFLSVEDLYALRLRIEERLCASSQMQGDDAEFRYDDMLLALYYELQRALLAVRLPESDIFVTFCRNIELAIELSVQKPIVAMLDMLRAEKKKGKHIYLVSDFYLDQQSIIYFTKYHGFDDIFDGFFVSSENKRTKKEGRAYDVVITKLGLDAKKTIMLGDNAHSDVAMSTVRGLFAYHLPVDQHRYNESLLADRDRHAVKNKVNHVIVEDKFSFNWVSSAIYLFTRRLYWSLVINQAKNVYFFSREGEFLQKAFDRFQASLPKGFARITSHYVYVSRRATYLPSLGPLGDSTFNKLLCQYASCSLAAFLKSINLDDYIPELKVRFPQVNFEEQHLNIARLPAFSVLINDELFKAIYERERKEQNVYLNDYCDSLMEEKHDEWVYVVDVGWKGSIQDNLVKATSRNISGYYFGILDGAETHKSNIKEGLLFDHQWGQRLGDDMFNEFRAGFEVFMGASHGSLKRYGDGIDNFAFDHNDSELAFFYDQIVPFQERALHQFNGFAKLERAYSLSDHEISKAVRTSYFRGVMLPSRVECEKFSLIEHYENFGVFNFSSFGQSKRSPLSYFKRLMTNPRHTLGSAWWKPLDFHANGVWYLKYPYFLVKRIKLRWAK